The following coding sequences lie in one Myxococcales bacterium genomic window:
- a CDS encoding PIN domain-containing protein: MSLFDEVEASRPRFVITKRGRPVARVVPLPREPSSSLRARLLHEEDLLARPYTLWLEAALCEDRRTELLPLLPQIAVGAVQLSWSHADPADRLIVATARVNKAALVTADERIRESGVVRTVWD; this comes from the coding sequence CTGTCCCTCTTTGACGAGGTCGAGGCGAGCCGCCCACGCTTCGTGATCACGAAGCGTGGGCGGCCCGTCGCGCGCGTCGTTCCCCTCCCGCGCGAGCCGAGCTCCTCGCTCCGAGCCAGGCTGCTCCACGAGGAGGACCTGCTCGCGCGTCCCTACACCCTGTGGCTCGAGGCAGCCCTGTGTGAAGACCGGCGCACCGAGCTGCTCCCACTTCTTCCACAAATCGCGGTGGGCGCCGTCCAGCTCTCGTGGTCGCACGCGGATCCGGCGGACCGCCTCATCGTCGCCACCGCGCGCGTGAACAAGGCCGCCCTCGTCACGGCGGACGAACGAATCCGCGAGTCGGGCGTGGTTCGCACGGTCTGGGACTGA
- a CDS encoding excisionase family DNA-binding protein, producing MAARKRHADPLRFAALPAPPASGVTYPAHSCAHGACDDRAWSSVDEVAKHLGVVQDSICRCIEARVLPAHKIGGLWTFKLSEVDEWGRAGGAECSENAATKRPPRVKRGRS from the coding sequence TTGGCGGCCCGGAAACGGCACGCCGATCCGCTCCGATTCGCGGCTCTTCCCGCCCCCCCCGCGTCCGGGGTAACGTACCCTGCGCACTCGTGCGCGCATGGAGCTTGCGATGACAGAGCCTGGTCCTCGGTTGACGAGGTCGCGAAACACTTGGGGGTGGTGCAGGACTCGATCTGCCGCTGCATCGAGGCCCGAGTTCTCCCAGCTCACAAGATCGGCGGACTCTGGACGTTCAAGCTCTCGGAGGTCGACGAGTGGGGTCGCGCGGGCGGCGCCGAGTGCAGCGAGAACGCCGCCACCAAGAGGCCACCGAGGGTCAAAAGGGGGCGTTCGTGA
- a CDS encoding DEAD/DEAH box helicase, with product MSGKCMDVFSLRDSIVGEYRKFATSFTTIHADDIRSQVEAIYSEGRFWPDPLLQINPSYKRGLNLGTLISNGALEPRTADIFRADGAPLSLYKHQEQAVVLAAQGESYVVTTGTGSGKSLCFFIPIVSAILAEKRRDPARRTRAIIIYPMNALANSQLEELAKFVGTPGRRTARSPSPATRARRTARSARPSPTTRPTSC from the coding sequence GTGAGTGGCAAGTGCATGGACGTCTTTTCGCTGCGCGACTCGATCGTCGGCGAGTACCGCAAGTTCGCTACGTCGTTCACGACCATCCACGCGGACGACATTCGCTCGCAAGTAGAGGCGATCTACTCGGAGGGTCGCTTCTGGCCGGACCCGCTCCTCCAGATCAACCCTAGCTACAAGCGCGGGCTGAACCTGGGGACGCTGATCTCGAACGGCGCGCTTGAGCCGCGCACCGCCGACATTTTCCGCGCCGACGGGGCCCCGCTCTCCCTCTACAAGCACCAGGAGCAGGCCGTCGTCCTCGCCGCGCAGGGCGAGAGTTACGTGGTAACGACGGGCACGGGCTCGGGCAAGTCGCTCTGCTTCTTCATCCCCATCGTCAGCGCGATCCTCGCCGAGAAGCGGCGTGACCCCGCGCGCCGCACACGGGCGATCATCATCTACCCGATGAACGCGCTGGCCAACAGCCAGCTCGAAGAGCTCGCGAAGTTCGTCGGAACGCCAGGTCGGAGGACCGCAAGGTCACCTTCGCCCGCTACACGGGCCAGGAGGACAGCGAGGAGCGCCAGGCCATCGCCGACAACCCGCCCGACATCCTGCTGA